The Pseudodesulfovibrio alkaliphilus DNA segment GAAAACAACCCTACAACCAACTTTCAGTACAGGAGGACGAATGTCTCTTCCCATATATGAGAGCGCTCTCGGATCCTTGGACGAAGTCAACAAGGTCACACCTCCGGGCCTGGATCTGGACTCATATTTCCCGATCGAAAATCCCGAGAACTACTGGAACATGCTTGCAACCCGGGTCAGAAGAAAAGGAGAAGTCCTTTCCGCTGAAATGCACTGGAAAAACATGGGCCAGACCACGGCAAACGGAAAACAGGCATGGCTGCTCGGGGACGGTGAACCCATGCTGCTCGTCATCAGCAAGGACGAAGACGGAATTCAGCATCACGCCGACCTGCAACCCAAGGGAAAATCCGAACAGTTTTCTCCTCCGTGGACCAGCGCGACAAACAAGATCGGCTTCAGACAGGAGCAGACCACTCCCTATGTGCTGACGGAAGACGATGGAATACAAATACCTTGCTGCCTGAGATCGCAGATGACCGGTTACGAAACCATCAAGCTGCCGGCAGGCATATTCCAAAACTGCGTCAGGGTGGACACGCACTACCAACGGTCAACAGGTACAATCTATAATTCTGTGGTCCACTTTGCCGCTGGAGTCGGGCTCGTACGATACAAATTCAGACAAATCGACCCTGCCATCAACTCAGTTGTCGTTGTCGGCACCCTCGAGCTGAAAAGTGCACGCGTTGATGGCAAGCTCTATGGAACAGAATAACTGGTCATTCAACAAATCGGATCATCACCCCCCAGTCGTTCGTAGAATCATAGAGCTGCAAAATGCCGAGACGTGTCTGGACTCTCGGCAAAACGGCAATTGCCCCTCCCTTTCCCTAGGGCAACTATCGTTTATCATAAAGAAGGGAAAAGCTATCAGCATCTATAACGAGCTGCTGATACTGTTCGACATCTACCTGAAGCAGGACATGTCTTCCTCATGTCGCCAAAAGGATTACATGACCGCCGCCCATGTGTATGGGAATGCGCTCCGGACTCTCTCTCTTGAGCTGAAAACATCACTCAAAAATGAACTCAGCACAGTGTCCCATCCATCCCTGGGGCCGGAGTGGACAGACTACGTAACCGCAACGCTTGCCCCTCGTAGAAAGGCAAGCATCGAGCTGGTTGAAGTAAAAAAATATGAAATGCAGCTTCAAAAACTATATTTCAGTTTGATTTCCTCCATAGCAAGCAACTCCGAATTGTCACTATCCACAAATTGTAAGGCCTCCCCCAGAACACAAAGAAAGGAAATATGGCTCAATGAAAACCGGGCATGGGAGGAGAAGGAAGTACAGTTCGACATACTCTTTGACAGCATCATACGATCCAGGAAAATGATCGCCGCCCATTGCGGGGCCGAGGACTACTCGGAATTCGTGAACCGAAGACAGAAAGCCGACATCCTGACCGACTCGTTTGCCAACAACGTGATCACTCCATGCAGGGCAATCCTGCACAAGGTGCATTCGCAACGCAAAACCAAGCTTGGAGTGAAACGTCTACGCCCCTATGATCTCACGACCAGAAACATCAGGGGATTTACGGAACTGGACGAGTGGACAAAAAAAACGCGGACGCTGATAGGCTGCATACATCCGTCACTGCCCGCGCTTTTCAACTCCATACTGGATGAAGGGCTGCATGACCTGCAACTCAGAAAGGGGAAAAGTGCGGAATCCTGTTGTCACCAACTCCCGCACAGCAAAAAAGCATTTGTATTCCTAAGCCTTATCGGAGGACGCAGGGATATCATGGCGGGCATCCACGAACTTGGACATGCAATACATATCAACCTGTCCTTCAGAAAGTTCCATCGTTTTTTCAACTACAAGGTGAACCCGGCCACCAGCGAATTCTTTGCCTTGACCTTGGAACTCCTTTCACTGGAGCACCTCGGCATCTACTATCCGGACAACGCCTCATCTTCATGGGCCGTAAAGAAACACCTCGAAGGGATTCTCAATGTCTTCCTAACGTGTGAGACAGTCAGCACGTTTGAAAAGGCCATATATTCGACATTTCTCACGGCTTCGGAACGGAAAATCCTTTTTACGGAAACACTGTCCAGAAACCTCGGCCAGACAGACTATCAGGGCTATGAAAAACACCTCGGGCTCTGGTCATATCGTATCCCACTTCTTGTTTCAGCTCCCGGCTACTTTGCGAACTATGCCCACACTCAACTCGCGGCACTCTTCTTTTATGACTCAATCCGAAAAGGAATCTTCAGTATTGAAGACTACCTGAGACTCATGGAGGAAAAAGGAAACGCATCTCCCACGGAAACATACCGGGAGATCGGCTTTGTCACCGACGGCAAGAACATCAGCAACATCCTTGAATCATTGGCTGAACGACTGCTACGGCCCTGAATGTTTAAACGACGGCCCCCATACAGAAAGGGGACTCACACCAGTGCACAATTCTATCCCTTTTCCGTCAACAGAACTCCTTTTCGCGCTAGCGATGTAATGCCCCCGTACTTAAAAGAGGTACAAAGACTTAATATCCCCTTCAAAAAAAGAGACGACTTTTATGGATAACGCACTGCAACAAAACAAAAAGGATTCATCCATGTTCCAGGCCGGAGCGGTCCAGTTATGGGACGTCATGTATGGCCCCATTGCAAAGGATGAATCCGAATTTGTCTGCAAGATATGGAAAGACAGGGGGCATGCCGACCCCGGCAAGGCACTGGACATCGGCTGCGGTACTGGCAGGTATGTGGTGCCCCTGAGCAAAAATGGCTGGCAGGTCACGGGGATCGACTCCAGTTCGGCCATGCTCAACGTGCTGAGCCGCAAGGCCGCAAAGCATGACGTTCAGACCGAGCTGATTCAAAGCGAATTCTTGGAATTCAAGTCATCAGACCGCTATGATCTGGCATTAGCATTCTTTTCGCTGATCTACATCCTGCCCGACCGGGACGTTCTTCATTTCCTGCGCAAGACGCACGATTTTCTTCGTCCCGAAGGAATATTTCTGGTCAATTTTTTCAATGCCTACGAATTCTGGGACACCAAAGGCTGGAATTCCGATATGGCCAGGCTGTTCAAGGGCGGACATTTGAAGGTGAGCTATACCAACACTCCAGAAAACAAACTCTGGGGCATCACGAGAACGGAAGATTTTAGGCAGTTCAGCCACAGCGCCATGGGCTCGGCAT contains these protein-coding regions:
- a CDS encoding M3 family metallopeptidase, producing the protein MEQNNWSFNKSDHHPPVVRRIIELQNAETCLDSRQNGNCPSLSLGQLSFIIKKGKAISIYNELLILFDIYLKQDMSSSCRQKDYMTAAHVYGNALRTLSLELKTSLKNELSTVSHPSLGPEWTDYVTATLAPRRKASIELVEVKKYEMQLQKLYFSLISSIASNSELSLSTNCKASPRTQRKEIWLNENRAWEEKEVQFDILFDSIIRSRKMIAAHCGAEDYSEFVNRRQKADILTDSFANNVITPCRAILHKVHSQRKTKLGVKRLRPYDLTTRNIRGFTELDEWTKKTRTLIGCIHPSLPALFNSILDEGLHDLQLRKGKSAESCCHQLPHSKKAFVFLSLIGGRRDIMAGIHELGHAIHINLSFRKFHRFFNYKVNPATSEFFALTLELLSLEHLGIYYPDNASSSWAVKKHLEGILNVFLTCETVSTFEKAIYSTFLTASERKILFTETLSRNLGQTDYQGYEKHLGLWSYRIPLLVSAPGYFANYAHTQLAALFFYDSIRKGIFSIEDYLRLMEEKGNASPTETYREIGFVTDGKNISNILESLAERLLRP
- a CDS encoding class I SAM-dependent methyltransferase — protein: MDNALQQNKKDSSMFQAGAVQLWDVMYGPIAKDESEFVCKIWKDRGHADPGKALDIGCGTGRYVVPLSKNGWQVTGIDSSSAMLNVLSRKAAKHDVQTELIQSEFLEFKSSDRYDLALAFFSLIYILPDRDVLHFLRKTHDFLRPEGIFLVNFFNAYEFWDTKGWNSDMARLFKGGHLKVSYTNTPENKLWGITRTEDFRQFSHSAMGSAYDATIRPIRFHSPGSIRLFMRKAGFEYITFYSGFTGKELGSEDTRSAIITVVATRAKDNQKN